The window GAAAGTCTTTAAAGACATGATCGCCGAGCGGAGAAGTGGAAAGGAGTATTCAGATGACTTCCTGCAGTCAATGATAGAAAGAGATACATGCCCTGACAAAGAAAAGCTGACAGACGCAGAGATTATGGACAACCTATTGACATTGATAATTGCAGGGCAGACCACCACTTCAGCTGCAATGATGTGGAGCCTTAAGTTTCTCGACGAGAACAGAGAAGTCCTGGACAGACTCAGAGTAAGTAATTCCAGAGTGTATCTTCATATCATATAAATTGTGGTAGCAATTTCAGCATCGTTGAGATAGATAAGAAAGAATATATGAATATACAGGAGGAACAGTTGACTATAGCCAGAGCTAGACCAGAAGGAGCTTCAGCTACACATGAAGATATTAAAAACATGCCCTACTGTCTCAAGGTTCGCACCACATCCTCGAAACTTTCGATTGTTAAATTCAACGTAGAAAAAGGATCTTTACTAATGCAACTTTTCACCAGATTAAACTGATAGCGGAGACATCTTGCATACAAACGCGTTGACATCCTTAGTGCTCCGTATGTTTTTCTCCAGGTTATGAAAGAGACATTGAGGTTGGCAAATGTTCTTGTGTGGTTTCCTCGCGTAGCTACCAGTGACTGCACTTTAGAAGGTATGTTACAATAAACTTAACCTAGAGAAGTTAAATATGACTGGCACAGACAAATATTTCTTCTGTTTATAGATGTTCGAAGCCGTGAGTTACCACAACTAGCACTACAGTGGAAATGCTTTCCGTCTCATAGAGAAACCCGGAGAGGATAGATGATAGGTTCCTTTTCAATATTTCTCTTaacaaaaacttgtttaatcttAATTCATCACTATGCAATTGCAGGTTTTGAAATAAAGAAAGGGTGGCGGGTGAATATTGATGTGACTGGCATACACATGAATCCGGATCTGTTTCCAAACCCAACGCAGTTCGACCCATCTAGATTTGATGTACCCGTCTCTCTACCCGAacacttcatttttcttttaacttcTTTTATACACAAAAATATTTCAACCACTCAAATATGCATGAGAGGGATTTAAATATGGTTGAAACTGGAATTTCATACACTTCATTTTTGATTGTTGCCAAGGTATTGACATTGACAGATGTGTTACTTATCGTTTGTGTCAATTTTCTCCAGGAAATGCCAAAGCCATATAGTTATATACCATTTGGGTCAGGACCCAGGTCATGCTTAGGAACCAATATGGCCAAAGCGACAATTATGATCTTTTTACACCGCGTAGTAAGTGGATACAGGTGAGCGAGAGTTTTCAGAgccatcattttttatttttcttatcttGTATGAGCTATGTTAAGGTGATTCGCCCATGCATGTATGTGCAATTTATGACCATTTGTTTTGGAACTCGCATTTGAGC of the Pyrus communis chromosome 1, drPyrComm1.1, whole genome shotgun sequence genome contains:
- the LOC137739937 gene encoding abscisic acid 8'-hydroxylase 1-like, encoding MKVFKDMIAERRSGKEYSDDFLQSMIERDTCPDKEKLTDAEIMDNLLTLIIAGQTTTSAAMMWSLKFLDENREVLDRLREEQLTIARARPEGASATHEDIKNMPYCLKVMKETLRLANVLVWFPRVATSDCTLEGFEIKKGWRVNIDVTGIHMNPDLFPNPTQFDPSRFDEMPKPYSYIPFGSGPRSCLGTNMAKATIMIFLHRVVSGYSWTIHDWDPSLEKMSHIPRLSSGLPITLKAL